In Motacilla alba alba isolate MOTALB_02 chromosome 23, Motacilla_alba_V1.0_pri, whole genome shotgun sequence, the following are encoded in one genomic region:
- the PITHD1 gene encoding PITH domain-containing protein 1 produces MAHGPGRCRCCGAEAAERGAAWALYLRIDRQRLQCLNERREGSGATVFRPWEERGDRSQFVESDDDEELLFNIPFTGSVKLKGVIVMGEDDGTHPAEMRLFRNIPHMSFDDTAKEPEQSFSLSRDPLGELEYPTKIARFSNVYHLSMHFPKNFGAETTKIFYIGLKGEWTEAHRHEVTICNYEASANPADHKLEQITPQTHFIS; encoded by the exons aTGGCGCACGGGCCCGGCCGGTGCCGCTGCTGCGGGGCGGAggcggcggagcgcggcgcggCCTGGGCGCTCTACCTGCGCATCGACCGGCAGCGCCTGCAGTGCCTCAACGAGCGCCGCGAGGGCTCCGGAGCCACCGTGTTCCGCCCCTGGGAGGAGCGCGGGGACCGCTCGCAG tTCGTGGAGAGCGATGATGACGAGGAGCTGCTCTTCAACATCCC GTTCACGGGCAGCGTGAAGCTGAAAGGAGTCATTGTGATGGGCGAGGATGACGGGACACACCCGGCTGAGATGAGGCT GTTCAGGAACATTCCTCACATGTCCTTCGATGACACAGCCAAGGAACCCGAGCAGAGCTTCAGCCTGAGCCGGGATCCCCTGGGGGAGCTGGAGTATCCCACCAA GATCGCCCGTTTCTCCAACGTTTACCACCTCTCCATGCACTTCCCAAAGAACTTCGGAGCCGAGACGACCAAGATTTTTTACATAGGCCTGAAAGGGGAGTGGACGGAG GCTCACCGCCACGAGGTCACCATCTGCAACTACGAAGCCTCGGCGAACCCGGCCGACCACAAGCTGGAACAGATCACCCCGCAGACTCACTTCATCTCCTGA